From one Humulus lupulus chromosome 8, drHumLupu1.1, whole genome shotgun sequence genomic stretch:
- the LOC133794107 gene encoding probable disease resistance protein At4g27220 codes for MDIASFVRDCAMCLWDPIGSQYEHSKNYQTNLDKLKESAATLEARKDDVEIKIKTDESNNKIIKKEAKDWQNRVEKMLNESKSILNETAKKPKNSCWGFPHCCWRLKMSKQAEEKAESINTILREEKILSVSIPLAQAPPPQGLTIPTTIGMEKFQLFSSTEVAMKRVMEALKGNVVRVIGVHGMGGVGKTTMVIKLADQVSEERLFDHVVMATVSQNDRNLKRIQTQIAQGFGLNLGAGTQEWRALKLKKKIMSEKRVLIILDDIWKMLNLESVGIPCNAELENCESKILITTRLENVCHRMKCQEKINLQHLNEPDSWEFFKTTSRTNFDQPEFEEVGRKVAGECKGLPIALVAVAKALGDKDINEWNSALERLERSEPVNGDDDYTVFNCIKLSYDFLGRLEKACFLVCCLFPEDHNIAKEEIARYGMGIGLFQNNIDSIEKARGEADTIAKKLIASGLLLHGDKKEQVKMHDVIRDVAILITSSDPFWLSSSGNDHQHYVFMVEAGSGKRDWPRRESYEKYTSISCMFNEIQRLPDGLDCPKLQALLLQENSTLKEIPDTFFRGMITLRVLDLNGIQASSLPSSIELLKNLRTLYLDRSKFEDVALLGALEKLEILSLKETYIKTLPEELGKLSKLRMLDLTMCCLIKNIPTNLFSSFSYLEELYLKGSFAEWKVEDGSSSSEAGNTSSSTACFGELVDLLCLSIVKVDIADVNCLPLIVKCVPKWVKFDVAICGNPGKRLIYASLSRKTTSTIEYSRALMLDIAMNKLPDWFIEVVSEKAEKLVYSGCSALNLVEELHRGRLTGLKSLDVEQCDEVRHLMRLGEGSQSQLPLFESLEELKIHHMYSMEGICVEELPRGTFARLKFLEVKQCNCLVRSLLPSNLIKRLLNLETLWVSGDSVKEVFGSEGLEVNNNNNAGTLYLGRLREMKLQNLSKLENIWKGPAHLADFSNLKVVTVVKCKELSNLFSVSVLSRGLLQLEDLWVEECLEMVEIISDDPGISVVNRVQLPKMKTLCLKNLPMLIGFCPGIVLECPSLEHLHVLNCQKFTNVVADFHSSKQVQENDEQHMKLLKKRMGEALN; via the exons ATGGACATTGCAAGCTTCGTCAGGGATTGCGCAATGTGCTTGTGGGATCCAATAGGCAGCCAATACGAACACTCGAAAAACTACCAGACGAACCTGGACAAGCTTAAAGAGAGCGCTGCCACGCTTGAAGCTCGTAAGGATGATGTTGAAATCAAAATCAAAACGGACGAATCCAACAACAAAATTATCAAAAAAGAAGCCAAAGATTGGCAAAACAGAGTTGAAAAAATGTTGAATGAGTCGAAGTCAATACTGAATGAGACGGCAAAAAAACCCAAGAACAGCTGCTGGGGCTTCCCTCATTGCTGCTGGCGCCTCAAGATGAGCAAGCAAGCGGAGGAAAAGGCGGAATCCATCAACACCATTTTAAGAGAAGAAAAGATTCTCAGTGTCTCTATACCGCTTGCTCAAGCCCCACCTCCGCAAGGTCTGACGATTCCTACAACCATAGGGATGGAGAAGTTTCAGCTATTTTCCTCCACGGAAGTAGCTATGAAAAGGGTTATGGAAGCGTTGAAGGGCAACGTGGTTCGAGTTATTGGCGTTCATGGAATGGGCGGAGTCGGTAAAACGACCATGGTGATTAAGTTAGCTGACCAAGTTTCGGAGGAGAGGCTCTTCGATCATGTTGTGATGGCGACTGTGTCCCAAAATGATCGCAATTTGAAAAGAATTCAAACCCAAATTGCGCAAGGGTTCGGTCTCAATTTAGGAGCAGGGACTCAAGAATGGCGAGCACTCAAGTTGAAGAAGAAAATAATGAGCGAGAAAAGGGTCCTTATTATTTTGGATGATATTTGGAAAATGCTGAACTTGGAAAGCGTTGGAATTCCTTGTAATGCTGAACTTGAGAATTGCGAGTCCAAGATATTGATCACTACTAGACTGGAAAACGTTTGTCATCGAATGAAATGCCAAGAAAAGATTAATCTTCAGCATTTGAATGAGCCAGATTCGTGGGAATTCTTCAAAACGACATCACGCACAAATTTTGACCAACCAGAATTTGAGGAAGTCGGCCGCAAGGTCGCCGGGGAATGCAAAGGGCTTCCGATAGCCCTTGTTGCTGTAGCAAAGGCACTCGGGGACAAAGACATCAATGAATGGAACAGTGCCCTGGAAAGACTTGAGAGATCTGAGCCTGTGAACGGGGACGACGATTACACCGTATTCAACTGCATAAAGTTGAGCTACGATTTCTTAGGAAGACTTGAGAAAGCTTGTTTTTTGGTTTGTTGTCTTTTCCCGGAGGATCACAACATTGCCAAGGAAGAGATTGCAAGGTATGGGATGGGAATAGGACTGTTTCAAAACAATATTGACTCGATAGAAAAGGCGAGAGGTGAAGCCGACACCATTGCCAAGAAGCTAATAGCTTCAGGACTACTGCTCCATGGCGATAAGAAGGAGCAAGTGAAAATGCACGATGTCATTCGTGATGTTGCGATACTGATAACGTCGTCCGACCCGTTCTGGTTGTCATCGTCGGGAAACGATCATCAACATTATGTTTTCATGGTGGAAGCTGGCAGTGGAAAAAGAGACTGGCCCAGAAGGGAAAGTTATGAAAAATACACTTCCATTTcgtgtatgtttaatgaaatcCAAAGGCTACCCGATGGCCTAGACTGTCCAAAGCTCCAAGCTTTGTTATTGCAAGAAAACAGTACTCTTAAGGAGATCCCAGACACCTTCTTTAGAGGTATGATTACTCTCAGGGTGTTGGATTTGAATGGAATCCAGGCCTCTTCACTCCCTTCGTCGATCGAGCTTCTAAAGAACCTTCGGACCTTGTACTTAGACCGTAGCAAGTTTGAAGATGTTGCATTGCTTGGAGCATTGGAGAAGCTCGAGATACTTAGTCTCAAGGAAACTTACATCAAAACATTGCCAGAAGAACTGGGAAAGCTGAGTAAGTTGAGAATGCTGGATCTTACAATGTGTTGCCTCATCAAAAATATCCCAACAAACTTGTTCTCAAGCTTTTCTTATTTAGAGGAGTTATATTTGAAAGGAAGCTTCGCCGAATGGAAAGTCGAGGATGGATCGTCCTCGTCGGAGGCCGGCAATACCAGTAGTTCTACTGCTTGCTTTGGAGAGCTAGTAGATTTGCTCTGCTTATCCATCGTAAAAGTTGATATTGCGGATGTTAATTGTTTGCCTCTGATTGTTAAATGTGTTCCGAAATGGGTGAAATTTGACGTAGCCATATGTGGCAACCCGGGCAAGAGATTAATATATGCTAGCTTGTCGAGAAAAACGACTAGTACTATTGAATACTCAAGGGCATTGATGCTTGATATTGCCATGAACAAGTTACCGGATTGGTTCATTGAGGTGGTTTCGGAGAAAGCTGAGAAGCTGGTCTACTCAGGATGCTCGGCTCTGAACCTGGTGGAAGAGTTACATCGAGGGAGGCTAACTGGTTTGAAGTCTTTAGATGTTGAGCAGTGTGATGAGGTACGCCACCTCATGCGTTTGGGAGAAGGTTCCCAATCCCAACTGCCCTTGTTCGAAAGCTTGGAGGAGTTAAAGATTCACCACATGTATTCCATGGAGGGGATATGCGTTGAGGAACTACCAAGAGGGACTTTTGCCAGACTGAAATTCTTGGAGGTTAAACAGTGTAATTGCTTGGTGAGGTCGCTCTTGCCGTCGAATCTGATAAAGAGGCTACTAAATCTCGAGACCCTTTGGGTGAGTGGGGACTCGGTGAAAGAGGTGTTTGGGTCTGAAGGACTAgaagttaataataataataatgcaggGACATTGTACTTGGGTAGGCTGAGAGAAATGAAACTGCAAAACTTGTCTAAACTCGAGAACATATGGAAAGGCCCGGCTCACTTGGCAGATTTCTCAAATCTTAAGGTTGTGACTGTAGTTAAGTGTAAGGAATTGAGCAACTTATTCTCGGTTTCGGTTCTCTCTCGAGGTCTTTTGCAACTTGAAGATCTATGGGTGGAGGAGTGTTTGGAAATGGTGGAAATAATTTCAGACGACCCAGGAATCAGTGTGGTGAACAGAGTACAACTACCCAAAATGAAGACATTATGTCTCAAAAATCTGCCAATGCTAATCGGTTTTTGCCCTGGAATTGTTTTGGAGTGCCCTTCTTTAGAGCACCTGCATGTGCTAAACTGCCAAAAATTTACAAATGTCGTTGCAGACTTTCACAGCTCGAAACAAGTCCAAGAAAATGATGAACAGCACATGAAGCTCCTAAAGAAGCG AATGGGAGAAGCGCTAAATTGA
- the LOC133798776 gene encoding accelerated cell death 11-like, with product MAGSSSSGKRNNNLRKLVGAFEELAGTVNSADPHIKAIQFAHACRLFATSNFNFGVAFMFADVELLNKVDNVEKAAQAGETIKRLVELDVEQGSVKVNSGPSRSLNRLKRVVDLARIFFEQVLEDDEGSDSIAEPIGKAYDQVFAPYHGPTVREAVAVAKYFLPNKSSLWNMLDEDDESIKEPLEKFVAASKVVTQYIESIFLSNEETAELLRLI from the exons atggccggtagtagtagtagtggtaagaGGAACAATAATCTGAGGAAGTTGGTGGGTGCATTTGAAGAGCTGGCCGGCACAGTCAACTCGGCCGATCCACACATCAAAGCCATCCAATTCGCTCATGCTTGTCGCCTCTTTGCTACCTCAAACTTCAACTTTGGGGTTGCTTTTATGTTTGCTGATGTCGAACTTCTAAACAAG GTGGATAACGTAGAGAAAGCAGCACAAGCAGGTGAGACAATCAAGAGATTAGTGGAGCTAGATGTTGAACAAGGTTCAGTTAAGGTCAACAGTGGCCCTTCCAGAAGCTTAAATCGATTAAAGCGAGTTGTTGATTTGGCTCGAATATTCTTTGAGCAAGTCCTTGAAGACGACGA AGGATCAGATTCAATAGCTGAGCCAATAGGCAAAGCTTATGACCAAGTGTTTGCTCCATACCATGGGCCCACTGTTAGGGAGGCTGTTGCTGTTGCAAAGTACTTTCTTCCAAACAAGTCCAGTCTTTGGAATATGCTTGACGAAGATG atgaatcgatAAAGGAGCCACTGGAAAAGTTTGTTGCTGCATCAAAAGTTGTGACGCAATACATCGAGAGCATCTTCCTATCAAATGAAGAAACTGCTGAGTTACTTAGGTTAATTTGA